ACAACCATCAGTCAAAAACTTTGCCTCTACAATTTTACCGCTCCCTATTTTTAGGGATATTTCCATTGTATCACCGCATGATCCAGTGATTCTCGCAACGCCAGTGGCTTCTTCTATACGACCAACATTTCTAGGGTTCATAGCATGATCAATAGCTTTTTTTGAGTAGATCTTGCGCATTTCGGAAATGACCATTTTTTCAATTTTATTGAACCCCAAAACTGGCAGTCTTCCTACGTGTTTTGTCTTGCTCAGACTTAGCATACTAAGCAATACATAGTGTGTTTCTGAAGACGAGTTTTCCTTTCTCAATGATGGATAGAGTTATTTCTTACGTGATTCTTCCAAAGCGTCTTCAACCGCTTCTGCAACTTTAGTGCCAGCTTTTGCCAAAATTATAGTCACATCATGGTGTTCAAGTATTGATGATGCGCCAATACCTAATTGTGGAGCAATCACCAAGTCAACTTTAGAATCTACCAATTCTTTAACTGCAATTGGGCCAGCCCCATGTTCGTAAGAGAGAGCAGGATTCTCAATAACCTTCGATACCTGAATCTTGCCGTCTTCAATTTCTACCATTGTGAATGTGTTCGCTCTACCAAAAACCTCTGAAACATTATCTTCTAATCTTTTCTTTCCATTTGTTGCCACAGCTATTCTAAACTTCTTTTTCAACTGGTATCCTCCACAAAAGATGGAAAGTATAGGCTAGAAACTTCGTCCTCCTCTGCTTCTCCCTCTACGTCCTCTTGGAGACCCAGGATCTAGCCTATGTATCACGTAGACTGATGCTCCACAATTCGCACAGTTTGGAGGTTTCGGGATTCCTTGAGGGACTTCGATGATTTGTCCGCAGTTACTGCATTGAAAACGTTTCGTTGGAAGACTCGACTGGTTCACGGTCCTATTGTTGCTTTTTTCCTTGTTCAAGCGTCGTCTTTAACTCTTCAATTCTGGACTCAATTTCACCCATCTCTTGTTCAAGGTCTGCTCTTTCTGCTTCCAACTCTTTTTTGTAATTTTCTAATGCTGCAACTTCCTGTTCTGGAGACTGGGGTTGTGTTACTGGCGGATACACTGGTGGATAAACGTATGGGTATCGTGGTGGTTCTGGTGAATACATTGGAGGCGGATAAGGTTGTTGATATTGCGGTGAGTAACCCCACCAACCTCTGCCGAAGCTCCTACCAAAGCCTCTGCTCCATCCTCTGTCGAAACCTCTACCGCGTCCTCTGCCCCGTCCTCTCCCAAAGCCATATCCTCTCCTGAATCCAGGGATTGGATTCATGAATCCAGGAACAGGATAACTAGCGCAATAGCCTGCTGCTCTCCCAGTCATGGGTCCTAAGCCCCATGGTCCTGTTCTATCTCCTCTTGGCATTTCTTATTTCACCTCTATTTTTGTGTTTATGCACATTTATATTTATTAGATAATGCACAGAAATATATAAAAGTTACGGATGGATTATTATAAGTGATTAAGATGGCGTGGAGACGCAGACATAGACGAGGTAGAAGAGGAAGGTTCCCCAAACCAGTCACCATACCAAATCCCCCGAAGGTAGAGAGGCTTGTTCCAGAACCAAAAACAAGCTCCAGATCCATCTGGATTGAACCAGCAGAAGTTGAGGCACTAAGACTAGTTGACCTTGAAGGGTTGTCTCAGGAAGAAGCAGGCAGAGAAATGGGCGTCTCAAGAGGAACTATTTGGAGATTTCTTCAAAGTGCAAGGAGAAAGGTTGCTCAAGCCTTAATTGAAGGAAGACCTCTTGCAGTTTCTAATGAAGCAAATCAGAGAACTAATAGTTAATTTCTGACTAGTTTTTGTTTGCGTGCGCATGAAAGTGTCAAAACATATGTGAGATGGACGCTAGAGACATGGAAGGCTTATCAGTTCTGATGGGGACAAGTAGCTTGATGCTGTTCCTAATAATTGCAAGTTTATTTTCGATAAGTGTAATTGCCTTTGTTGGGGTAGTTAGTCTTGCATTTAAGGATGAGGTACTTGACAGTATTTTATTATGTCGGGTAGGATTTGCTGCATGCGCCTTAATAGGCGGAGCGTTTTTGCACTTATTACCTGAAACGGTAGAAAGGTCGACCAGCATGAACATCTTCCTAGTGTTGTCTCTTGGCTTTTTACTTTTTGGCTTCATGTTTATGCATTTTGTAAAACTTTATTTTTTGCATTAAGATGGGAGTTACTAATTTGGAAGATCTAAGAAAATTGGCTTTCGGCCCTGTTCCATCAAGACGCTTAGGACGAAGCTTGGGGATAAACAATGTTCCAGCGAAAACTTGCACATATTCATGCGCCTACTGCCAAGTAGGAAAAACCCTGACCATGACGACTAAAAGGCAATCCTTCTATGCACCAGAAGTGATATTCAACGAGGCCAAAAGGAAAGTAAATGAAGCACATTTCAGGAATGAAAGAGTTGATTATCTGACTTTCGTTCCTGATGGAGAGCCAACTTTAGACGGGGGCCTGGGCAGGGAGATATCCTTGTTGAAGCGGATTAGGATTCCGATAGCTGTTTTGACTAATGCTTCGCTGATTTGCTGCAATGATGTGAAGGAAGATTTACTTGGCGCTGATTTAGTTTCTTTGAAGGTTGATGTCGTCAGCGAAGGCTTATGGAGAAGAATAAATAGACCGCACAAAGCCTTTAAACTAGGATCCATTTTGGAAGGTATAACGGGGTTCGTAAGGGATTTCAAGGGAACTGTTGTCAGTGAAACGATGCTTATAGATGAGATAAATTATGGAAACGAATTTGAGAAGCTAGCAGATTTTCTGGAACATCTGAAAAGACTGGATAAGGCCTACATCGCAGTTCCAACGAGACCGCCAACCGAGAAGTGGGTTAGACCAGCTAGAGAAGAAATAATAAACGTTGCCTTTCAAGCTTTTTCCAGCAAACTTAGCCCAGATAGAGTTGAGTATTTAATAGGTTACGAGGGAAATGCCTTCGCTTTCACTGGAAAAGTTGAAGAGGATCTGCTGAGTATAACTGCGGTGCATCCAATGCGCATAGAAGCGGTTAAGGAGCTTTTGAGAAAGGCAGGAGCTGATTGGAGTGTTGTTGAGAAACTCTTACGTGAATGTAAACTTATGGAGCTTGATTATGAAGGGAACACATACTATATGCGAAGGCTGCTAAACAGAACTTAGACAGACACACATATAGTTCAGCTCAGAATTTTTGACAGGATTTGGGGCAGAAAGAGTTAGACGGATTTCTTCAGCTATGTCCTGCATGCATGTAACTCCTGTTCAATCTCACTCTAATGATGCTGTACCTCAGGCCTTGACGAGATACAAGCGCTCATTGTCAATCTGACTCTTTTACTTCTGCCTCGGCATGGCCGATTGCAATCTCAGCAATCTCAGAATGCGCACGCGCATCTCCTTTCTTCATTGTATCCTTCGAATTCTGCTGAGTATGTCTTTCCACATCTCGCTTATCTCGAGTGAAACTCCGCTTTCAGAGGAATATTCCACGACAGGCGTTTCGGAAACCATGGCTTTCGTGACCATAGAGTCGAAAGGAACTCTTCCGATAACACCAATCTTCTGTCTGCTGCAAAACTGTTCAATTTTTTTGGTGTTTCGCTGGTTCAAGTCATATTTATTTATGCATACCAGTGGTTGCACGTTAAAGTGGGCCAGAAGTTGTAACACACGTTTCATGTCGTGGATTCCGGAGACTGTAGGTTCAGTGACAATGACTCCCATGTCCACTCCAGTTACTGAAGCAATTACAGGACACCCTATCCCTGGTGGACCGTCGATTAGGATTAGGTCGCATTGTCCTTTCTCCGCGGCTTCTTTCGCGTTCTGCCTCGCTAAGGTAACTAGTTTACCAGAGTTTGCTCCACCGGGGGACAATAATGCATGAGATAACAAGCCATACTTAGTCTTGGATATGAAAGCTTCGCCAGAAACACGTTCCTTCAAGGTTACGGCGTCTTCTGGACAAATGACGACACAAGTACCGCAACCTTCACAAAGAATTGGATCGATCTGAAAGTCTGCTATGGCTCCGAATCTACAAGCCTCTTGGCACAGGCTGCATTCAACACATTTTTCGGGATCTATTTCAGCTAGTTTTGGGCCTTCAAACTCTTGAGTCTTTATAATTGTTGGATGAAGAAGAATGTGGAGATCAGGGGCATCGACATCGCAATCCACTGTAACTGAGTTACGAGCTAAAGCAGCGAAGGAGGCTGTGATTGTTGTCTTTCCAGTCCCACCCTTTCCACTTAAGATTGTTATCTCTTTCAAACCTGCAAGCTCTCCTTTATCTTGTCGAGAAGCCCACGGAACTTCTCCTTCCATTCCGGCATTTCCAACACAAAGGGCTTTCCAACAGAGTATAGTTCCGCTATGTTTCTCTCATAAGGAATTTCCAGCAAGATGGAAATCGCTTTTTCTCTGCAAAATGTGTGGACCTTTTTATCCCCGATTCCAGCTCTATTTACGACAACACCAAAAGGGATTTTGAGCTTGCTTAGCACCTCAACTGCGATTTTCAAATCGTACAAACCAAAAGGGGTAGGCTCAGTTACCAGAATAGTGTAATCACTGCCATGGACGGCTTCGATCACGGGGCATGATGTGCCCGGGGGAGAATCAATAATGATGTCACCTTCTTTGGGCGGTTGCATCTGTTTTTTTACTGCTTTTATTACAGGAGTCGCCATGGGTTCACCGACGTTGAGCTCGCCATAGACTAGTTTAACCCTTTTTACAGATCCCCTTTTTGTCGTTCCAATCTTCCGTTTCTTCTTATTTATTGCATTCCTAGAGCAGACGATTGCGCAGCCGCCACAGCTGCTGCAGAGTTCTGGAAAAAACATTATTCTCTGGTTGGTGACGAAGATAGCGTTGAACTTACAGAATTTGGCGCATTCTCCACAATAGTCACATTTTTTTTCTTCGACAACTGGAATCTGTACGTAAACAGGCTTTGTTTCTGTCACTTTTGGATGTAGGAGCAAATGAGCATTGGGCTCTTCAACATCACAGTCTAGGAGTTGAATATTTTCTAGAGATATAGCCATGTTTACTGCTACTGTGGTTTTTCCAGTACCCCCTTTACCACTGGCTATTGAGAGAATCATCGCACGCCCTTCAAAATTGGCACTTTCTTCAAGGATGTCGTGCCTCGTGACAGCCTTCTGTTAGTTCTTCCAGCTCATCTCTATTGTAAGCTATAATAACATCTTTGACTGTGTGTGAATTCGCCCTTAGGACTGCTACTTGTTCACCTTGGTAAATGCTTAGACCTCTTGGGCCCATACCATAGGCTATTATCACATTTGGTTTAAGGTTCAAGATGAAGCCAGCCCGTCTCCCCCCACCACCGAAATGTTCACCTGCATTAGGTACTGTCTTTTGGTCTATCATCTGTCCGTTTTCGTCTAGATCAATGACGGCAAAGAAGGGGGTTCTCCCAAAGTGCTCAGAAATCTGGGCGTCCAAACCAGACTCGTCGACCACAGGAATTACTATTCTCACAGATAACCACCTCCTCTTCCAAAGCATTTTTGTCGGTTTCGTTGTTTTTGTTTGAGTTGCACGTCTCGCGCATCCTTATCCCCGTCGCCTTCTTTGACCACGTCCCATTCCTTGACCCATGCCAAAGTGACCACGTACATTTGGTGTCTCAGTCTGATGCAGCTCTCCCCGTTTGAATCTTTCAATAATTTCCTTAATTGTTCCAAAGGCACCCACGAATACATCAATTTCTGCAGCTGAAAGTGTCTGGAATGCATTTGGTCCAACATTGCCTGTAATTACAGCTTTAACGCCTTTGCCTGCTAAAGACTGGGCTGCTTGAATCCCAGCTCCACCCATCGCTCCTGCAGCCGCATTTGTCATTACCTCAAAACTCATAGTCTCAGAGTCAACGATCAAGAAGTATGAGCATCTGCCAAATCTCCGGTCCACTTGGGAGTCCAAAGTTTTTCCAACAGCAGAAACAGCTATCTTCAATTCTTCACACCTCCTTTAACACTAGATTGCGGCATCTTCTCCGATTTTTTTCTCTTTTTCAAGAACTCTTCAACTTTCTTGACAATGTCCATAAAAGCCTTTGAAGCTGGAGAATTGGAATGTTCAATTATGAAAGGTAATCCTTTGTCAGAGTCACGGCAGATTTCTGAGTCAATAGGAATCTTGCCAAGATAAGGAACTGCCAAGTCTTCTGCTATCTTCTTGCCTCCACCTGCTTTGAAAATATCAATTTGTTCTCCGCACTTCGGACAGATAAACCCGCTCATATTCTCTATTATGCCGATTACTGGTATGTTCAGTTGCTTGGCGAAGGTCACTGCCTTCTTCACTACGATTTGAGAAACCTCCGAAGGAATTGTTACAATGACCACTCCGTCCATATCTGGCAGAAGTTGCATAACACTGAGGGGTTCATCTCCAGTTCCTGGAGGAAGGTCAATGAAGAGGAAGTCGAGTTCTCCCCATACAATATCTGAAAGAAATTGTTGAATGGCTCTCATCTTTAGAGGCCCTCGCCAGATAACAGGCGACTCATCACTGGAAAGTAGAAAATCCATAGAAACAACTCTTATTCCTAGAGGACCAGTTGCTGGGAAGATGCCAGGTGGACCACCTTGAAGTTTCTGGCCTCTTACTCCCAAAATTTTTGGAATGCAGGGGCCAGTGATGTCTGCATCCAGTATTCCTATGCTATTCACGTAGCTATGAGTGGCGAAGGCCATTGCTAAGTTCACAGTTACTGTGCTTTTGCCCACACCGCCCTTGCCACTGATTATGGCGATTTTGTGCTTGATTTTGGCCATCTTGAGTTTTAGATTCTGTGACCCTTCTTCGTACAGCTGCTGCCTTGGATGAGCAGATATTTTGGAAGTTCTTGGAGGTTTGGTTTTTCCGGTCATGTATATTCACTCTCTGTATGGCTATCTCTTTGAGCTACAACATCATGGAAGACATGTTTAACACGTAAACTATATTAATACTTTATGTTTATAAAATAAACTCACATAGAGCGTTGGTGCATTTATTTGGATGATGTCGACAAGAAAATAGTGGCACAGCTACAATTAGATGGACGGACTACCGTCAAAAAGCTAGCAAAGATCATAGGTTTTTCAAATATGGGCACAAAGAAGCGAGTCGACAAACTTCTTGAAGGAGGAATTATAAGCGTATCGGCGCTGGCTAACACTAAAAAGTGGGGTCTTTATGCAGCCCTTGTATTGATTGAGATAGCGGGAGCAAAGGCTATGCATAGGCTCCTGGATCGTTTCAAGGAGTGCCCTCGTGTGGTTAACATTTTTACAACCTTGGGGGGGTACAATATTATTGCTCTCGTGGTTGCGGAGGACCGAGAAACGCTTGATAGTATATCTGT
This sequence is a window from Candidatus Bathyarchaeota archaeon. Protein-coding genes within it:
- a CDS encoding NifB/NifX family molybdenum-iron cluster-binding protein; translation: MKIAVSAVGKTLDSQVDRRFGRCSYFLIVDSETMSFEVMTNAAAGAMGGAGIQAAQSLAGKGVKAVITGNVGPNAFQTLSAAEIDVFVGAFGTIKEIIERFKRGELHQTETPNVRGHFGMGQGMGRGQRRRRG
- a CDS encoding ATP-binding protein, with the protein product MEGEVPWASRQDKGELAGLKEITILSGKGGTGKTTITASFAALARNSVTVDCDVDAPDLHILLHPTIIKTQEFEGPKLAEIDPEKCVECSLCQEACRFGAIADFQIDPILCEGCGTCVVICPEDAVTLKERVSGEAFISKTKYGLLSHALLSPGGANSGKLVTLARQNAKEAAEKGQCDLILIDGPPGIGCPVIASVTGVDMGVIVTEPTVSGIHDMKRVLQLLAHFNVQPLVCINKYDLNQRNTKKIEQFCSRQKIGVIGRVPFDSMVTKAMVSETPVVEYSSESGVSLEISEMWKDILSRIRRIQ
- a CDS encoding Mrp/NBP35 family ATP-binding protein; its protein translation is MTGKTKPPRTSKISAHPRQQLYEEGSQNLKLKMAKIKHKIAIISGKGGVGKSTVTVNLAMAFATHSYVNSIGILDADITGPCIPKILGVRGQKLQGGPPGIFPATGPLGIRVVSMDFLLSSDESPVIWRGPLKMRAIQQFLSDIVWGELDFLFIDLPPGTGDEPLSVMQLLPDMDGVVIVTIPSEVSQIVVKKAVTFAKQLNIPVIGIIENMSGFICPKCGEQIDIFKAGGGKKIAEDLAVPYLGKIPIDSEICRDSDKGLPFIIEHSNSPASKAFMDIVKKVEEFLKKRKKSEKMPQSSVKGGVKN
- a CDS encoding NifB/NifX family molybdenum-iron cluster-binding protein codes for the protein MKKKFRIAVATNGKKRLEDNVSEVFGRANTFTMVEIEDGKIQVSKVIENPALSYEHGAGPIAVKELVDSKVDLVIAPQLGIGASSILEHHDVTIILAKAGTKVAEAVEDALEESRKK
- a CDS encoding iron-sulfur cluster assembly scaffold protein — its product is MRKENSSSETHYVLLSMLSLSKTKHVGRLPVLGFNKIEKMVISEMRKIYSKKAIDHAMNPRNVGRIEEATGVARITGSCGDTMEISLKIGSGKIVEAKFLTDGCGASIACGSIITELIKGKHIFEVQKFDSKRILEALNGLPESDIHCSVLASNTLEAAIKDYMSWKNERNNVNKRR
- a CDS encoding winged helix-turn-helix transcriptional regulator produces the protein MDDVDKKIVAQLQLDGRTTVKKLAKIIGFSNMGTKKRVDKLLEGGIISVSALANTKKWGLYAALVLIEIAGAKAMHRLLDRFKECPRVVNIFTTLGGYNIIALVVAEDRETLDSISVEKCSLRSGGGIRRSEFYPIGYIHYSPFLPVREYLAHKKRNITPCGVDCRPCNRYKTEKCVGCPTTSYYRGTL
- a CDS encoding radical SAM protein; translation: MEDLRKLAFGPVPSRRLGRSLGINNVPAKTCTYSCAYCQVGKTLTMTTKRQSFYAPEVIFNEAKRKVNEAHFRNERVDYLTFVPDGEPTLDGGLGREISLLKRIRIPIAVLTNASLICCNDVKEDLLGADLVSLKVDVVSEGLWRRINRPHKAFKLGSILEGITGFVRDFKGTVVSETMLIDEINYGNEFEKLADFLEHLKRLDKAYIAVPTRPPTEKWVRPAREEIINVAFQAFSSKLSPDRVEYLIGYEGNAFAFTGKVEEDLLSITAVHPMRIEAVKELLRKAGADWSVVEKLLRECKLMELDYEGNTYYMRRLLNRT
- a CDS encoding DUF5320 domain-containing protein, with the protein product MPRGDRTGPWGLGPMTGRAAGYCASYPVPGFMNPIPGFRRGYGFGRGRGRGRGRGFDRGWSRGFGRSFGRGWWGYSPQYQQPYPPPMYSPEPPRYPYVYPPVYPPVTQPQSPEQEVAALENYKKELEAERADLEQEMGEIESRIEELKTTLEQGKKQQ
- a CDS encoding ATP-binding protein, which translates into the protein MILSIASGKGGTGKTTVAVNMAISLENIQLLDCDVEEPNAHLLLHPKVTETKPVYVQIPVVEEKKCDYCGECAKFCKFNAIFVTNQRIMFFPELCSSCGGCAIVCSRNAINKKKRKIGTTKRGSVKRVKLVYGELNVGEPMATPVIKAVKKQMQPPKEGDIIIDSPPGTSCPVIEAVHGSDYTILVTEPTPFGLYDLKIAVEVLSKLKIPFGVVVNRAGIGDKKVHTFCREKAISILLEIPYERNIAELYSVGKPFVLEMPEWKEKFRGLLDKIKESLQV
- a CDS encoding DUF134 domain-containing protein, whose translation is MAWRRRHRRGRRGRFPKPVTIPNPPKVERLVPEPKTSSRSIWIEPAEVEALRLVDLEGLSQEEAGREMGVSRGTIWRFLQSARRKVAQALIEGRPLAVSNEANQRTNS